Proteins from one Chanodichthys erythropterus isolate Z2021 chromosome 15, ASM2448905v1, whole genome shotgun sequence genomic window:
- the zmym4.1 gene encoding zinc finger MYM-type protein 4, whose product MASEDFTGHLTGDAAFSEEKPDAVELCKLDATEPGVNEPNPQNSLMEGHQMELEEVESHQEEMEEDLDLGQQPDVDQGNSPEKGSPSDQGEEEENCVQEHCEQKDTRKLEKSEDESNKDHMAEKSEDKSNAEDTAHSSEELVIAKVEDFTNEMAIDVDQTEVRDGKMEVDRPEDAGKLLAKPIKKEKTEPSAMQTHPVSKTELKPQVAQPSIAIPVKVKDEPMDEEYEKASATLENIKDEPDTAAEFNQTSDAIKISAVFSVGGNATSIASAAVPAKAAPVPTLSLRPLAPANPIGVVCTGCNKVLLKGQTAFQRKGCPKLYCSPQCLCSTSTMVVKIPQKKQCYHCLKDILDPKDVVNAPVDMSGTLKEFCSQKCLNALNFKCSVCQKAGMTYTHEVNFMGSIHKLCSDSCFNQFRSSNKLNMNSCVNCGGYCYGTDSQCPSLQIEGSVMKFCKQNCLIGFKKKSLKPVPCKICRTTRPVAEMVDSPNTGGIRELFCSPSCVTANKVQTVSSSGAPVECNSCKLKLVPQYHLAMSDGTIQNFCSFSCVVSYQESFGKTKTNNQVNMITSTTNNTSTQKPAASKPASTESSSSTKTSAPSGPVQTVTKIPCSQCLNSFYHKPELLEFKRKMYAFCDNACVEEFKQINNVMARCEYCKIDKVVKEVKRINKIDRSFCSEGCKLLYKHDLVKRWGKKHCRNCFYCSGSSQTVITEVFDKIEEEFCGNVCLQQHTLLMRKEIKCSMCRQAKKMTETVKWLGEIKHFCSLQCLMFFCSLQGITGPVKSSSKPLTTQGTSPAPSPAPQSTVNRTSLMTKEATPVIANVISLSSASNGQPCVLGNSVLQGSVPAATAKSSGNTASTQTDGVKASAPPPRILKNKALLCKPFCQNKGTSCKPNVCDMNTQTDGPSVIVLPVPVPVYVPVPMNLYTQYTPKSVGLPLPVPVPLFFPTTLDSAERIVKTIQEIKEKIPDDPLEADLIMMAEMVAEDTEREKCITSTDPAGNIMEDLDLEALSSNLSWEDDSVSSAQTWDQPTEPERPPPSRSATQTPVSTAAEEPQMDLEADFPVESIELFRGQAQKEMTDSVKRKRKRGRDGLPQKKRGRKSAAVVPAKPAPDNFSSLSKLQHEYAVNAWKDWVRWRNAQPNMETPKFGSRIMTIKEDLLKCCTAELSYGLCKFISEVRRPNGEKYSPDSIFYLCLGIQQYLFENNRMENIFSDVFYTKFCHEMTNILKGWKPTILPSGYVHSRVEEEYLWDCKQLGAFSPGVLLNTLLYFFTKCFNYKTVEQHRCLSFGHIVRCSRSKGSTKMACLRFYPPKEDSSSDGIPAKKRREEDDDNDTIYEIKENSDNPLRCPVRLYEFYISKCSPSVRQCTTQFYLSPERSCVPSSPMWFSTASLSDEALDSMLTRILTVRELHLETDKTPNETDSDSDS is encoded by the exons ATGGCCAGTGAGGATTTCACAGGACATCTCACTGGAGATGCAGCTTTTTCAGAAGAGAAACCAGATGCAGTGGAGTTATGCAAGCTGGACGCCACTGAACCTGGTGTAAACGAGCCAAACCCTCAAAACAGCCTGATGGAGGGCCATCAGATGGAGCTGGAGGAAGTAGAGTCGCACCAGGAGGAAATGGAGGAAGATCTGGATTTAGGACAACAACCAGATGTGGACCAAGGAAACAGTCCAGAAAAGGGCAGTCCATCCGACCAGGGTGAAGAGGAAGAGAACTGTGTACAGGAACACTGTGAACAGAAGGACACTAGAAAACTAGAGAAGAGCGAAGACGAGAGCAACAAAGACCACATGGCAGAGAAGAGCGAAGACAAGAGCAACGCAGAGGACACGGCACACAGTTCAGAGGAGCTTGTGATTGCTAAAGTTGAGGacttcacaaatgaaatggcaaTAGATGTGGACCAGACTGAGGTTCGTGATGGGAAGATGGAGGTGGATAGACCAGAAGATGCAG GAAAATTGCTGGCTAAACCCATAAAAAAGGAGAAAACTGAACCATCTGCCATG CAAACACATCCAGTGTCAAAAACTGAACTGAAACCACAAGTGGCCCAGCCTTCCATCGCCATTCCAGTGAAGGTGAAGGATGAGCCAATGGATGAGGAGTATGAGAAAGCATCGGCAACTCTGGAAAACATTAAAGATGAGCCTGACACTGCAGCT GAGTTTAACCAGACATCTGATGCGATCAAGATCAGCGCAGTGTTCTCTGTAGGAGGAAATGCCACATCCATTG CTTCAGCAGCCGTCCCAGCAAAGGCGGCACCAGTCCCTACACTATCTCTTCGTCCTCTGGCCCCTGCCAATCCAATTGGTGTGGTCTGCACAGGATGTAACAAAGTCCTGCTAAAGGGACAGACTGCGTTCCAGCGGAAAGGCTGTCCCAAACTCTACTGCTCACCTCAGTGTCTCTGTAGCACCTCTACTATGGTGGTCAAGATACCTCAGAAGAAACAATGTTACCACTGCCTCAA AGACATTCTTGACCCAAAAGATGTGGTCAATGCGCCAGTGGACATGTCAGGAACTTTGAAGGAGTTCTGCAGTCAGAAATGCCTCAACGCTTTAAACTTCAAGTGCAGTGTGTGTCAGAAGGCAGGAATG ACTTACACTCATGAAGTGAACTTCATGGGCTCCATCCATAAGCTGTGCAGCGACAGCTGCTTCAACCAGTTCCGCTCCTCCAATAAGCTGAACATGAacagctgtgtgaactgtggtGGATACTGCTATGGCACAGACAGTCAGTGTCCATCTCTGCAGATAGAGGGCAGTGTTATGAAGTTCTGCAAACAAAACTGCCTCATAGGCTTCAAAAAG AAGAGTCTGAAACCTGTCCCCTGCAAAATTTGCCGTACCACTCGCCCGGTGGCAGAAATGGTGGACAGTCCGAACACAGGGGGAATTAGAGAGCTTTTCTGCTCCCCTTCCTGTGTTACAGCAAATAAAGTTCAGACTGTCAGTTCTTCAG GTGCTCCAGTAGAATGCAACAGCTGCAAGCTGAAACTAGTGCCTCAGTATCATCTAGCCATGTCTGATGGAACCATCCAGAACTTCTGCTCCTTTTCCTGTGTAGTGTCATATCAG GAGTCCTTCGGTAAGACGAAAACTAACAACCAGGTGAACATGATAACTTCTACAACCAACAACACATCTACCCAAAAACCTGCTGCTTCCAAGCCTGCTTCAACAGAGTCCAGCTCGTCAACAAAGACTAGCGCTCCCAGTGGTCCTGTGCAGACAGTCACTAAGATCCCCTGCTCTCAGTGTCTGAACTCATTCTACCACAAACCAGAGCTGCTGGAGTTCAAG AGGAAAATGTACGCTTTCTGCGATAACGCTTGTGTTGAGGAGTTCAAACAGATCAACAACGTCATGGCTCGCTGCGAATACTGCAAGATCGATAAAGTTGTAAAGGAGGTGAAAAGGATAAACAAGATTGACCGCTCTTTCTGCAGTGAGG GATGCAAGTTACTTTATAAGCATGACCTGGTCAAGCGCTGGGGGAAGAAACACTGTCGCAACTGCTTCTACTGTAGTGGCTCCTCTCAGACTGTCATCACTGAAGTTTTTGATAAAATAGAGGAGGAGTTCTGTGGGAATGTATGCTTACAGCAGCATACCTTATTAATGCGTAAG GAAATAAAGTGCTCCATGTGCAGGCAGGCCAAGAAGATGACCGAGACTGTGAAATGGCTGGGTGAGATTAAGCATTTCTGCAGCTTGCAATGCTTGATGTTCTTTTGCAGTCTGCAGGGAATCACTGGGCCAGTCAAATCTTCAAGCAAACCTCTGACCACACAAG GGACAAGCCCAGCGCCGTCTCCAGCCCCTCAAAGTACAGTGAATCGCACATCACTGATGACTAAAGAGGCCACACCGGTCATTGCCAATGTTATATCACTCTCAAGTGCATCCAATGGACAGCCATGTGTTTTGGGAAATAGCGTTCTGCAAG GCTCTGTTCCAGCTGCTACTGCAAAAAGTTCTGGAAAT ACGGCCAGCACACAGACAGATGGTGTGAAGGCTTCAGCTCCACCACCCCGAATCCTGAAGAACAAGGCCCTACTCTGTAAACCCTTTTGTCAGAACAAAGGCACATCCTGTAAACCCAATGTCTGTGACATGAACACACAAACAG ATGGACCTTCCGTGATAGTGCTTCCTGTGCCGGTGCCAGTCTATGTTCCGGTTCCCATGAATCTCTACACACAATACACTCCAAAGTCTGTGGGGCTACCGCTACCG GTTCCAGTGCCGTTGTTCTTCCCCACGACTCTGGACAGCGCTGAGCGCATCGTCAAGACCATTCAGGAAATCAAAGAGAAGATCCCTGATGACCCTCTGGAGGCTGACCTCATCATGATGGCGGAGATGGTGGCTGAGGATACAGAAAGGGAGAAATGCATCACATCTACTG ATCCGGCTGGAAATATAATGGAGGATCTTGATCTGGAGGCCCTATCCAGCAATCTGAGTTGGGAGGACGACTCTGTGTCTTCTGCTCAGACATGGGATCAACCCACAGAGCCTGAAAGGCCGCCTCCGTCCAGATCTGCCACACAGACCCCCGTCTCTACCGCAGCAGAAGAGCCACAGATGGACCTGGAGGCTGATTTCCCAGTCG AGAGCATTGAACTTTTCAGAGGGCAAGCACAAAAGGAGATGACAGATTCTGTCAAACGCAAACGCAAGAGAGGACGTGATGGCCTCCCTCAGAAGAAACGG GGCCGTAAAAGTGCAGCAGTGGTTCCAGCCAAACCAGCTCCAGACAACTTCTCGAGCCTCTCCAAACTGCAACACGAGTATGCCGTCAATGCCTGGAAGGACTGGGTGCGTTGGAGAAACGCCCAACCCAACATGGAGACTCCCAAATTTGGCT CGCGTATTATGACAATAAAGGAGGACCTGTTGAAGTGTTGCACGGCTGAACTCAGCTACGGCCTCTGCAAGTTCATCTCTGAAGTTCGTCGACCCAACGGAGAGAAGTACAGCCCTGACAGCATCTTTTACCTCTGCTTGGGCATTCAGCAG TACCTGTTTGAGAACAATCGGATGGAGAACATCTTCTCAGATGTCTTCTACACTAAATTCTGCCATGAAATGACCAATATACTCAAGGGATGGAAACCAACTATTTTGCCCAGTG gTTATGTTCATTCTCGTGTGGAGGAGGAGTATCTGTGGGACTGTAAGCAGCTGGGAGCGTTTTCACCCGGTGTGCTGCTCAACACGTTGCTCTATTTCTTCACCAAGTGCTTCAACTACAAGACTGTGGAGCAGCACCGTTGCCTCTCTTTCGGCCACATCGTCCGCTGCTCTCGGAGCAAGGGCAGCACCAAAATGGCCTGTTTGCGCTTCTATCCCCCCAAAGAGGACTCAAGCTCTG ATGGCATCCCTGCAAAGAAAAGAAGGGAAGAGGATGACGACAATGACACTATATATGAGATAAAGGAAAATTCAGACAATCCTCTCCGCTGTCCTGTCAGGCTGTACGAGTTCTATATCTCAAAATG CTCACCCAGTGTGAGGCAATGCACAACCCAGTTCTACCTAAGCCCCGAGCGCTCCTGCGTACCCAGCAGTCCCATGTGGTTCTCGACCGCCTCACTGAGCGATGAGGCTCTGGACAGCATGCTCACTCGCATCCTTACTGTCAGAGAGCTGCACCTGGAGACGGACAAAACACCCAACGAGACCGATTCAGACAGCGACTCTTGA